Proteins co-encoded in one Gossypium arboreum isolate Shixiya-1 chromosome 11, ASM2569848v2, whole genome shotgun sequence genomic window:
- the LOC108473996 gene encoding uncharacterized protein LOC108473996 isoform X3: protein MTISMLSNVKMIFHTDLSPNSFQSLRKLSVSRCEILKNLFPASIAKHLLQLEDLSISDCGVEEIVSKGKGVEDRPMRFELPKVSSLEVTSLKELKCFYKGQHTMVWPMLKKLTTDGSGLLMIMGLEDVRMEERKGNGEAVLVVEEWNCCINGNEICRQYCEGLFYFSGNASHCRCFSVSVRLQSYPCFLPRCYVIEIPFNNFLYCWNKS from the exons ATGACAATTTCCATGTTGAGTAATGTGAAGATGATATTTCATACTGACCTATCACCAAATTCTTTTCAAAGTCTACGAAAATTAAGTGTTTCAAGGTGTGAGATTTTGAAAAATCTATTTCCAGCGTCAATAGCTAAACATCTTTTACAACTTGAAGATTTAAGCATAAGTGATTGTGGGGTGGAGGAGATTGTATCGAAAGGGAAAGGAGTAGAGGATCGACCTATGAGGTTTGAGCTTCCCAAAGTGTCTTCACTTGAGGTTACATCCCTAAAAGAGCTCAAATGTTTCTATAAAGGGCAACATACAATGGTGTGGCCAATGTTGAAAAAATTGACCACAGATGGTTCTGGTTTGCTAATGATAATGGGTTTAGAAGATGTtagaatggaagaaagaaagggAAATGGGGAGGCAGTTTTGGTGGTGGAAGAG TGGAATTGCTGTATCAATGGTAATGAAATATGCAGACAATATTGTGAAG GTCTATTCTACTTCAGTGGCAATGCTTCTCACTGCCGTTGTTTCAGTGTTTCTGTTCGGCTTCAATCTTACCCTTGCTTTCTTCCTCGGTGCTAC GTGATCGAGATTCCatttaacaattttctttattgCTGGAACAAGTCTTAA
- the LOC108473996 gene encoding uncharacterized protein LOC108473996 isoform X2: MYPSNILHVELKSLRMDSLRNLIFFCSRNFNIEFPFLKELMIEDCPKLKEFISKSSTESGMHTLFNEKVAVPSLETMTISMLSNVKMIFHTDLSPNSFQSLRKLSVSRCEILKNLFPASIAKHLLQLEDLSISDCGVEEIVSKGKGVEDRPMRFELPKVSSLEVTSLKELKCFYKGQHTMVWPMLKKLTTDGSGLLMIMGLEDVRMEERKGNGEAVLVVEEWNCCINGNEICRQYCEGLFYFSGNASHCRCFSVSVRLQSYPCFLPRCYSGDRDSI; the protein is encoded by the exons ATGTACCCTAGCAATATCTTACACGTGGAATTAAAATCCCTGCGTATGGATTCCCTTCGAAACCTCATCTTCTTCTGCTCTAGAAACTTTAatatcgaattcccttttttgAAAGAGTTAATGATTGAGGATTGCCCGAAATTAAAAGAATTCATTAGTAAAAGCAGTACTGAGTCCGGCATGCATACTCTCTTCAATGAGAAG GTTGCTGTTCCTAGCTTGGAAACGATGACAATTTCCATGTTGAGTAATGTGAAGATGATATTTCATACTGACCTATCACCAAATTCTTTTCAAAGTCTACGAAAATTAAGTGTTTCAAGGTGTGAGATTTTGAAAAATCTATTTCCAGCGTCAATAGCTAAACATCTTTTACAACTTGAAGATTTAAGCATAAGTGATTGTGGGGTGGAGGAGATTGTATCGAAAGGGAAAGGAGTAGAGGATCGACCTATGAGGTTTGAGCTTCCCAAAGTGTCTTCACTTGAGGTTACATCCCTAAAAGAGCTCAAATGTTTCTATAAAGGGCAACATACAATGGTGTGGCCAATGTTGAAAAAATTGACCACAGATGGTTCTGGTTTGCTAATGATAATGGGTTTAGAAGATGTtagaatggaagaaagaaagggAAATGGGGAGGCAGTTTTGGTGGTGGAAGAG TGGAATTGCTGTATCAATGGTAATGAAATATGCAGACAATATTGTGAAG GTCTATTCTACTTCAGTGGCAATGCTTCTCACTGCCGTTGTTTCAGTGTTTCTGTTCGGCTTCAATCTTACCCTTGCTTTCTTCCTCGGTGCTAC TCAGGTGATCGAGATTCCatttaa
- the LOC108473996 gene encoding uncharacterized protein LOC108473996 isoform X1, with amino-acid sequence MYPSNILHVELKSLRMDSLRNLIFFCSRNFNIEFPFLKELMIEDCPKLKEFISKSSTESGMHTLFNEKVAVPSLETMTISMLSNVKMIFHTDLSPNSFQSLRKLSVSRCEILKNLFPASIAKHLLQLEDLSISDCGVEEIVSKGKGVEDRPMRFELPKVSSLEVTSLKELKCFYKGQHTMVWPMLKKLTTDGSGLLMIMGLEDVRMEERKGNGEAVLVVEEWNCCINGNEICRQYCEGLFYFSGNASHCRCFSVSVRLQSYPCFLPRCYVIEIPFNNFLYCWNKS; translated from the exons ATGTACCCTAGCAATATCTTACACGTGGAATTAAAATCCCTGCGTATGGATTCCCTTCGAAACCTCATCTTCTTCTGCTCTAGAAACTTTAatatcgaattcccttttttgAAAGAGTTAATGATTGAGGATTGCCCGAAATTAAAAGAATTCATTAGTAAAAGCAGTACTGAGTCCGGCATGCATACTCTCTTCAATGAGAAG GTTGCTGTTCCTAGCTTGGAAACGATGACAATTTCCATGTTGAGTAATGTGAAGATGATATTTCATACTGACCTATCACCAAATTCTTTTCAAAGTCTACGAAAATTAAGTGTTTCAAGGTGTGAGATTTTGAAAAATCTATTTCCAGCGTCAATAGCTAAACATCTTTTACAACTTGAAGATTTAAGCATAAGTGATTGTGGGGTGGAGGAGATTGTATCGAAAGGGAAAGGAGTAGAGGATCGACCTATGAGGTTTGAGCTTCCCAAAGTGTCTTCACTTGAGGTTACATCCCTAAAAGAGCTCAAATGTTTCTATAAAGGGCAACATACAATGGTGTGGCCAATGTTGAAAAAATTGACCACAGATGGTTCTGGTTTGCTAATGATAATGGGTTTAGAAGATGTtagaatggaagaaagaaagggAAATGGGGAGGCAGTTTTGGTGGTGGAAGAG TGGAATTGCTGTATCAATGGTAATGAAATATGCAGACAATATTGTGAAG GTCTATTCTACTTCAGTGGCAATGCTTCTCACTGCCGTTGTTTCAGTGTTTCTGTTCGGCTTCAATCTTACCCTTGCTTTCTTCCTCGGTGCTAC GTGATCGAGATTCCatttaacaattttctttattgCTGGAACAAGTCTTAA